Part of the Thermoanaerobaculum aquaticum genome, CGCTCGGTTTTGACCTGCCAGACCCGCCGGGGGGTGTGCCAGCTTTGCTACGGACGCATGTTGGCCACCGGCAAGCTGGTGGAGCTGGGCGAGGCGGTGGGCATCATTGCGGCCCAGTCCATCGGCGAGCCCGGTACCCAGCTCACCATGCGTACCTTCCACTACGGTGGCGCCGCCACCCGGGCTACCGAGCAATCCAAGCACGTGGCTTCCCGGTCGGGGAAGGTCAAGCTGAAAAACGTGCAGCTGGTCACCAACGCCGAAGGCAAGCAGGTGGTGGTATCCCGAAACGCCAAGCTGGCCATCGTGGATGACCGCGAGCGCGAGCGCGAGCGCTACAACCTGGTGTACGGATCGGTGTTGCTGGTCAAGGAAGGGGATGAGGTCCAGCCAGGCACCGAGCTGGCGGTGTGGGATCCCTTCACCTCTTCGGTGCTCACCACGGTGGCGGGCACCGTGGAGTTCGTGGACCTGGTGGAGGGGGAAAACGTCCGCGAGGAAATTGACCGCACCACCGGTCACGCCCGCCACATCGTGGTGGAGCCCATTGGCGCCGACAAGCGAATCCCCACCATCATCGTGCGCACCGATGACGGCCGTGAGCGCCGCTACCAGCTGGCCATTGGCTCGCACCTCATGGTTAAGGAAGGTGACCGCGTATCGCCCGGCGATGTGCTCGCCAAGATCCCACGGGAAACCACCAAAACCAAGGACATCACCGGCGGTTTGCCCAGGGTGGTGGAGCTGTTTGAGGCCCGCAGGCCCAAGGATGCCGCGGTGGTGAGCGAGATTTCCGGTGTGGTGCGGGTGGCCGAGCCCAGCCGGGGGACCCGCAAGGTCACGGTGGAAGCCAAGGAGGGCTTGATCCGCGAGTACACCATCCCCAAGACCGCGCACCTCATCGTGCAGGATGGCGATTTGGTGCAGGCCGGTGAGCCGCTCACCGATGGTCCCATGGACCCCCACGACGTGCTGGCGGTGCTGGGCGAAACCGAGCTGCAGCGCTTCTTGGTGGACAAAATCCAGGAGGTCTACCGCACCCAGGGCGTTTCCATCAACGACAAGCACATTGAGGTCATCGTGCGGCAGATGTGCCGGTTCGTGAAGATCACCGATCCCGGTGACACCGAGTTCCTGCTGGACGAACAGGTGCCCCGCTACCGGGTGCTGGAGGAAAACGAGAGGGTGGAGCGCCTGGGCGGCCAGCCGGCCAAGTTCGCCCCGATCCTGTTGGGCATTACCAAGGCAGCTCTGGCCACCGAGTCCTTCGTTTCCGCGGCTTCCTTCCAGGAAACCACCAGGGTGCTCACGGAAGCGGCGGTTTCCGGCAAGGTGGACCACCTTTACGGCCTCAAGGAGAACGTCATCGTGGGGCGGCTCATCCCCGCCGGCACGGGCGCCAAGATCTACCGCTACTTCCAAATTGCCCCGCCGGCACCGGAGGAGCTGCCCAAGGAGGAAGCCGAAGAGGAAACGCCGGTCACCGATGTGCTGGACGATGACCTGGATGTGGAGGAGTAGGCCGGGCCAGGAAACGGTTGACAGATGGCCTAACCTTGCGTAGAATCTGCAGGCTTTCCCGCCCCGTGGCGGGAGAGGAGTCGAGCGAAGAGGGTTCTTGAACGATTTGGGAGTGAAGTGAGGTTGCGATGCCAACGATTGCGCAGCTTGTAAGAATGGGTCGGGCAAAGGTCGTGGAGAAGACCAAGAGCCCGGCTTTGCGTGGGTGCCCGCAGAAGCGCGGGGTGTGCACCCGGGTTTACACCACGACCCCCAAGAAGCCCAACTCCGCCTTGCGGAAGGTGGCGCGTGTGCGTCTCACCAACGGCATTGAGGTGACCGCCTACATTCCGGGTGAGGGCCACAACCTGCAGGAGCACTCGGTGGTGCTCATCCGCGGGGGGCGTGTGAAGGACCTTCCCGGTGTGCGTTACCACGTCATCCGCGGCACTTTGGACGCCCAGGGTGTGGCTGGCCGGAACCAGGGTCGCTCCAAGTACGGCACCAAGCGGCAAAAGCAACAAGCTGCCAAAGCAGGAGGGAAGAAGTAATGCCACGCCGTCGAACCGTTGAGCGCCGCGAGGTCCTGCCGGACCCGGTGTACAATTCGCAGCTGGTCACCAAGTTCATCAACGGCATCATGCGCCGTGGGAAGAAGAGCGTTGCGGAGAAGATCTTTTACGGCGCCATGGAGCTCATTCAAGCACGCACCAACGACGATCCCATGAAGATCTTCAAGCGTGCGGTGGACCAGGTGAAGCCTCAACTGGAAGTGAAGTCCCGGCGGGTGGGTGGTTCCACCTACCAGGTGCCGGTGGAGGTACCTCCTAACCGCCAGCTGTCGCTTTCCATCCGCTGGCTTATCGAATACGCCAAGCAGCGGCATGAGAAGTCCATGATGGAAAAGCTGGCGGCCGAGCTTTTGGACGCCGCAAACAACCGCGGCGGCGCTATTAAGAAGCGTGAGGATACGCACCGTATGGCTGAAGCCAACAAGGCCTTCAGTCACTACCGGTGGTAAGGGCAAGAACGGTGGTTTGGGAGTTTTTGAACGAAGGGATGTAGTGCTGACGTTGGCCTGAAAGGCCAGGAAAGGTTCTTTGAAAAGATGCCCCGAACGGTACCCCTAGAGAGGACTCGCAATATCGGCATCATGGCTCACATTGATGCCGGTAAGACGACGACTACCGAGCGAATCCTCTACTACACAGGGGTGAACTACAAGATGGGTGAGGTCCATGAGGGCACGGCCACCATGGACTGGATGGAGCAGGAGCAGGAGCGGGGCATCACCATTACGTCAGCAGCCACCACTTGCTTTTGGCAGGGGTCGTTCAACCAGTACCCCCCGCACCGTATCAACATCATTGACACTCCCGGGCACGTGGACTTCACCGCCGAGGTGGAGCGCAGCCTGCGTGTGCTCGACGGCGCGGTGGCCGTGTTTTCGGCGGTGGAAGGGGTCGAGCCGCAGTCGGAAACGGTATGGCGCCAGGCCGATCGCTACCGGGTGCCGCGCATTGCCTTCGTCAACAAGATGGACCGGGTGGGCGCGGATTTCTTTGCGGTGGTGGAGC contains:
- the rpsG gene encoding 30S ribosomal protein S7, whose protein sequence is MPRRRTVERREVLPDPVYNSQLVTKFINGIMRRGKKSVAEKIFYGAMELIQARTNDDPMKIFKRAVDQVKPQLEVKSRRVGGSTYQVPVEVPPNRQLSLSIRWLIEYAKQRHEKSMMEKLAAELLDAANNRGGAIKKREDTHRMAEANKAFSHYRW
- the rpsL gene encoding 30S ribosomal protein S12, which gives rise to MPTIAQLVRMGRAKVVEKTKSPALRGCPQKRGVCTRVYTTTPKKPNSALRKVARVRLTNGIEVTAYIPGEGHNLQEHSVVLIRGGRVKDLPGVRYHVIRGTLDAQGVAGRNQGRSKYGTKRQKQQAAKAGGKK